The following coding sequences lie in one Peribacillus frigoritolerans genomic window:
- a CDS encoding CYTH domain-containing protein, which yields MNQHIEIEFKNLLSEKEFQQLIEYFHVGASNFKTQKNHYFDTLGFTLKNQDSALRIREKNGRYELTLKQPATEGLLETNQDISEETANAFLNHNTFPDGQIQLLILECGIDPKDFTCFGTLKTDRFEFPYKEGLLVLDHSSYLNQEDFELEYEVTDANAGKKNFLTLLETLQIPVRETENKVKRFYRAKFQK from the coding sequence ATGAACCAGCATATTGAAATTGAATTTAAAAACCTCTTAAGCGAAAAAGAATTTCAGCAACTGATCGAATACTTTCATGTCGGGGCATCAAACTTTAAAACACAGAAAAATCATTACTTCGATACACTCGGATTCACTTTGAAAAATCAAGACTCTGCCCTTAGGATCCGCGAGAAAAACGGGCGTTACGAGCTGACATTAAAACAGCCCGCTACAGAAGGATTATTGGAAACGAATCAAGATATCTCTGAAGAAACCGCTAATGCGTTTCTGAATCATAACACATTCCCTGATGGCCAGATCCAACTTCTTATCCTCGAATGCGGAATTGATCCAAAAGACTTTACCTGCTTTGGGACATTAAAGACGGACCGTTTTGAATTTCCTTACAAAGAGGGTTTACTTGTTTTAGATCATAGTTCTTATTTGAATCAGGAAGACTTTGAGCTTGAATATGAAGTGACGGATGCAAACGCCGGGAAAAAAAATTTCCTGACCCTCCTTGAAACCCTTCAAATTCCGGTAAGGGAAACCGAAAATAAAGTAAAGAGGTTTTATCGAGCCAAATTCCAAAAATAA
- a CDS encoding RluA family pseudouridine synthase: protein MSNQNFSLTWSVFEEDSGSLLREFLNKCDISKRALTDIKFKGGYIQLNGEEVTVRERIETGDIVTVIFPPEQASEGLLPEPIPLNIRYEDEFVLVVAKPPSMNTIPSREHPNGSLANGLAGYYRKTGIQATIHIVTRLDRDTSGLVLIAKHRHIHHLLSEQQKSGQVKRRYQAIAEGIVEGPVGEIVAPIGRKSTSIIEREVREDGRYACTLFKVLAHTESHTFLNLELQTGRTHQIRVHMAHIGHPLAGDDLYGGNRKGIPRQALHCFELKFLHPFTKKMMLFQEELPEDMTRLLEGS from the coding sequence ATGTCAAATCAAAACTTTTCTTTGACCTGGTCGGTTTTTGAAGAGGATTCTGGCTCTTTATTGCGAGAGTTTCTCAACAAATGCGATATTTCAAAACGAGCATTAACGGATATTAAGTTTAAAGGTGGATATATCCAGTTGAACGGCGAAGAAGTAACCGTAAGGGAACGGATAGAAACAGGCGATATCGTCACCGTCATATTTCCGCCGGAGCAGGCAAGCGAAGGCCTTTTGCCGGAACCCATCCCCCTGAATATCAGGTATGAAGATGAGTTTGTATTGGTGGTGGCCAAGCCCCCTTCCATGAATACCATTCCTTCACGCGAGCATCCCAACGGCAGTCTGGCGAATGGCTTGGCGGGTTATTATAGGAAGACGGGAATACAGGCAACGATCCATATAGTTACACGTCTTGATCGGGACACATCAGGTCTGGTTTTAATTGCCAAGCACCGGCATATCCATCACCTTTTAAGTGAACAGCAAAAATCAGGACAGGTTAAACGGAGATACCAAGCCATAGCTGAAGGAATCGTTGAAGGTCCTGTAGGAGAGATAGTGGCGCCAATCGGAAGAAAATCGACCAGCATCATTGAACGGGAAGTCAGGGAGGATGGCCGGTATGCCTGTACCCTATTTAAGGTATTGGCCCACACAGAGTCCCATACATTCCTTAATTTAGAACTCCAAACAGGGCGTACACATCAAATCAGGGTCCATATGGCGCATATTGGACACCCGCTGGCTGGTGATGATTTATATGGAGGGAACAGGAAAGGTATCCCTCGCCAAGCCCTTCATTGTTTTGAATTGAAATTTTTACATCCTTTCACCAAGAAGATGATGTTGTTTCAAGAAGAGTTACCAGAAGATATGACCCGTTTGCTCGAGGGAAGTTGA
- the prpE gene encoding bis(5'-nucleosyl)-tetraphosphatase PrpE, translating into MNIDIIGDIHGCFAEFRQLTEKMDYTWETGFPVHPSGRILGFVGDLTDRGPNSLQVIEIVHELVINQNIARYAPGNHCNKLYRYFSGNKVQISHGLETTVAEYESLNIREQKKIRKKFMDLYERSPLYQLIDEGRLIIAHAGIRSDYIGQYSSKVKTFVLYGDINGSKHPDGSPVRKDWAQTYKGETWIVYGHTPVPEARRVNHTYNIDTGCVFGGKLTAVRYPEMELQEVPSTMPYIAEKFRTSFD; encoded by the coding sequence ATGAACATCGATATCATAGGGGACATTCATGGATGTTTCGCTGAATTCAGGCAGCTGACCGAAAAAATGGACTATACATGGGAGACTGGATTTCCTGTACATCCCTCTGGAAGGATACTCGGCTTTGTAGGGGATTTAACCGATCGCGGTCCAAATTCCCTTCAAGTAATCGAGATTGTCCATGAATTAGTCATTAACCAAAATATAGCAAGGTATGCCCCAGGTAACCACTGCAATAAATTATATCGTTATTTTTCAGGCAATAAAGTTCAAATATCGCACGGTTTAGAGACTACTGTAGCTGAATATGAATCACTGAACATCCGGGAGCAGAAGAAGATCCGTAAAAAATTCATGGATCTGTATGAACGTTCCCCACTTTATCAACTGATTGATGAAGGGAGATTGATCATTGCCCATGCAGGAATTCGCAGTGACTATATTGGTCAATATAGCAGTAAAGTAAAAACCTTTGTCCTCTATGGTGATATCAATGGCTCCAAACATCCCGATGGGTCACCGGTCAGGAAGGACTGGGCCCAAACATACAAAGGGGAAACATGGATCGTATATGGACATACACCAGTTCCTGAAGCTAGACGAGTCAATCATACATACAATATTGATACTGGCTGCGTCTTTGGTGGAAAACTGACCGCTGTCCGTTATCCCGAAATGGAGCTTCAAGAGGTGCCTTCAACCATGCCATATATTGCGGAAAAATTCAGGACATCTTTTGATTAA
- a CDS encoding NAD kinase — translation MKFAITSKGDAKSNTLMQRMRTYLQDFHLEYDEDQPDIVISVGGDGTLLYAFHRYKNRLDKTAFVGVHTGHLGFYADWTPDEIEKLVIALAKTPFQIVEYPLLETIVRYQHGGREARFLALNESTVKSVEGTLVMDVEIRGQHFETFRGDGLCIATPSGSTAYNKALGGAIVHPSIDAIQITELASINNRVFRTVGSPLLLPAHHTCMFRPVNAVNFQITVDHLSLLQENVKSIQCRVADEKIRFARFRPFPFWKRVHDSFIAN, via the coding sequence ATGAAATTTGCGATTACGTCAAAAGGAGATGCGAAATCGAATACTTTAATGCAAAGGATGCGAACGTATCTTCAGGACTTTCATTTGGAATATGACGAAGATCAGCCGGATATTGTCATATCTGTCGGTGGTGATGGCACTTTATTATATGCTTTTCACCGTTATAAGAATCGATTGGATAAAACCGCCTTTGTTGGTGTACATACAGGACATCTTGGTTTTTATGCAGATTGGACCCCTGATGAAATCGAAAAATTGGTGATTGCTTTAGCAAAAACACCATTTCAAATAGTGGAATATCCACTCCTCGAAACAATTGTCCGTTATCAGCATGGTGGACGGGAAGCCAGATTTTTGGCTTTGAATGAATCGACAGTCAAAAGTGTTGAAGGGACGCTCGTCATGGACGTTGAAATTCGCGGCCAGCATTTCGAGACATTCCGTGGAGATGGTTTATGCATTGCAACGCCATCTGGAAGCACGGCGTATAATAAGGCGCTTGGCGGGGCCATCGTCCATCCATCAATCGATGCCATCCAGATTACCGAATTGGCATCCATTAATAACCGGGTGTTTAGGACGGTAGGATCGCCACTTCTGCTGCCGGCACATCATACTTGTATGTTCAGGCCGGTCAATGCGGTCAATTTTCAAATTACCGTCGACCATTTGTCCTTGCTTCAGGAAAATGTAAAGTCGATACAGTGCCGAGTGGCAGATGAGAAGATCCGATTCGCCAGATTCCGCCCTTTTCCTTTCTGGAAAAGAGTGCATGATTCATTTATTGCTAATTAA
- a CDS encoding GTP pyrophosphokinase, which translates to MESWDDFLAPYTQAVEELKVKLKGLRKQFERENIHSPIEFVTGRVKPIVSILDKASLKDIPIDKLGTEIQDIAGLRMMCQFVDDIEQVVELLRGRNDFEIVEERNYISHKKASGYRSYHVVIRYPVQTIHGEKNILAEIQIRTLAMNFWATIEHSLNYKYKGIFPEDIQLRLKRAAEAAFLLDAEMSQIRTEIQEAQRLFSRKKDS; encoded by the coding sequence ATGGAGAGTTGGGACGATTTCTTGGCGCCTTATACTCAGGCTGTCGAAGAATTAAAGGTTAAGCTAAAAGGATTAAGGAAACAGTTTGAGAGAGAGAATATTCACTCACCGATCGAATTTGTAACAGGCAGGGTAAAGCCGATTGTCAGCATTTTGGATAAGGCGAGCCTGAAGGATATTCCCATTGATAAATTGGGAACGGAAATACAGGATATTGCAGGGCTTCGGATGATGTGCCAGTTCGTGGATGATATCGAACAGGTAGTTGAACTATTACGAGGTCGCAATGACTTCGAGATAGTCGAGGAGAGAAATTATATTTCGCATAAAAAAGCAAGCGGCTACCGTTCTTATCATGTTGTAATCCGCTATCCGGTCCAGACGATCCATGGCGAAAAAAATATCCTTGCCGAAATTCAAATCAGGACCCTTGCGATGAATTTTTGGGCGACGATCGAACATTCTTTAAATTATAAATATAAAGGCATTTTCCCGGAAGATATTCAACTGCGACTCAAACGTGCAGCTGAAGCTGCCTTCCTGCTTGATGCAGAGATGTCGCAAATCCGTACGGAAATCCAGGAAGCACAGCGTCTTTTTTCCAGGAAGAAAGATTCTTGA
- a CDS encoding ClpXP adapter SpxH family protein, with product MSAQKPVFNISDWIKTQHCYDIGKKPIEIYVFVDPLCPECWGLEPIIRKLQIEYGQLFSLRHVLSGKIDSLNMGKNKNYENIAQVWEKTASRSGMSCDGSLWSENPISSPYTASIAIKAAELQGRKLAIRFLRQLQEYVFIGKKDISNIEVLTECAKMVGLDVEEFLYDINSSSAAKGFQCDMKITSEMEVTEIPSLVFFNQNIEEEGIKVSGVYSYEVYVQILEDMLNGLPAPANPPSLEEFLSCFKLVATKEIETVYNMNKNNVELEMKKLVLKQLAEKIPAKYGTFWRYTKKQS from the coding sequence TTGAGCGCACAAAAACCAGTTTTCAATATTTCCGATTGGATCAAGACGCAGCATTGCTATGATATAGGAAAAAAGCCAATTGAAATTTATGTTTTTGTTGATCCGCTTTGTCCCGAATGCTGGGGCTTAGAACCAATTATTAGGAAATTACAGATAGAATATGGCCAATTGTTCAGTTTACGCCATGTTTTAAGCGGTAAAATCGATTCTCTTAATATGGGGAAAAATAAAAATTATGAAAACATTGCTCAAGTTTGGGAAAAGACTGCCAGCCGCTCGGGAATGTCCTGCGACGGAAGCCTTTGGTCTGAAAACCCAATCTCTTCTCCATATACAGCTTCCATCGCAATAAAAGCAGCGGAATTGCAGGGCCGTAAATTGGCCATTCGCTTTTTAAGGCAGCTTCAAGAATATGTATTCATAGGAAAAAAGGATATATCCAATATCGAAGTCTTGACCGAATGTGCCAAGATGGTTGGATTGGATGTGGAAGAATTCCTTTATGATATCAATTCTTCCAGTGCAGCCAAAGGCTTTCAATGTGACATGAAGATCACGAGCGAAATGGAAGTGACTGAAATACCCTCCCTTGTCTTTTTCAATCAAAATATTGAAGAAGAGGGAATAAAAGTTTCAGGTGTCTATTCTTACGAGGTATATGTTCAAATTTTAGAAGATATGCTGAATGGTCTTCCAGCCCCTGCAAACCCCCCCTCTCTCGAAGAGTTTTTAAGCTGTTTCAAGCTAGTGGCCACGAAGGAAATTGAAACCGTTTATAATATGAATAAGAATAACGTCGAGTTGGAAATGAAAAAGCTTGTTTTAAAACAGTTGGCAGAGAAAATTCCTGCTAAATACGGAACGTTTTGGAGATATACAAAGAAGCAGTCATGA
- the pepF gene encoding oligoendopeptidase F: MAQETKTNTLPSRSEIAPEDTWRLEDIFATEEDWEAAFKAVKEDLKKAEAHKGTLGESAEKLFAALQLQDEVFEKLGKVYSYSHMRNDQDTTNPFYQGMEDRAKALYAQAAAAFSYMVPELLSIDESKVEGFLEEKEELKLYKHSLEEINLQRPHILSAEQEELLAQASEVLDASGNTFGMLNNADLKFPTIKDEEGNEVEITHGRYISFLESEDRRVREEAFKGVYSKYGEFRNTFASTLSGEVKNHNFNATVRKYDSARQAALSNNNIPETVYDNLVKTVNDNLPLLHRYLDLRKKVLQLDELHMYDLFTPLVKEVKMEVTYDEAKDYVLKGLAPLGEDYLNVLKEGFENRWVDVHENKGKRSGAYSSGTYGTNPYILMNWQNNVNNLFTLVHEFGHSVHSYYTRKYQPYPYGNYSIFVAEVASTCNENLLNDYLLNSIEDEKKRIYLLNHYLEGFRGTLFRQTMFAEFEHTIHLKAQNGEALTADMLTKEYYELNKKYFGENVTIDEEIGLEWARIPHFYYNYYVYQYATGISAATALSKQILEEGEPAVKRYLEFLKSGSSDYPIEVLKKAGVDMTKAEPVQEAMNVFEEKLNELEELLNK, from the coding sequence ATGGCACAGGAAACAAAAACGAATACATTACCTTCAAGAAGTGAAATAGCTCCTGAAGATACTTGGAGACTGGAAGATATCTTCGCAACCGAGGAAGATTGGGAAGCTGCCTTCAAAGCGGTAAAGGAAGACCTCAAGAAAGCGGAGGCACATAAAGGCACGTTGGGTGAAAGCGCAGAAAAATTATTCGCGGCGCTTCAACTCCAAGATGAAGTATTCGAGAAGCTAGGGAAAGTTTATTCTTATTCACATATGCGCAATGATCAAGATACAACCAATCCTTTTTATCAAGGGATGGAGGATCGGGCAAAAGCTTTATATGCCCAGGCAGCGGCTGCGTTTTCATATATGGTTCCTGAACTATTGAGTATTGACGAAAGCAAAGTGGAAGGGTTCTTGGAAGAAAAAGAAGAATTGAAATTATACAAGCATTCTTTAGAGGAAATCAATCTTCAGAGACCACATATCTTATCAGCAGAGCAGGAAGAATTATTGGCGCAGGCATCAGAAGTACTCGATGCATCGGGCAATACTTTCGGTATGCTTAACAATGCCGATTTGAAATTCCCGACCATCAAGGATGAAGAGGGAAATGAAGTGGAAATAACTCACGGAAGGTATATCAGTTTCCTTGAGAGTGAAGATCGCCGTGTACGTGAGGAGGCATTTAAAGGGGTATACAGCAAGTATGGGGAGTTCCGCAATACATTTGCTTCAACCCTGTCAGGTGAGGTGAAAAACCATAACTTCAATGCCACGGTTCGAAAATATGATTCAGCACGCCAAGCGGCGTTAAGTAATAACAACATTCCGGAGACTGTATACGATAATCTCGTTAAAACGGTCAATGACAACTTGCCATTACTTCACCGTTATCTTGATTTACGTAAAAAAGTACTGCAATTAGATGAACTTCATATGTATGATCTATTCACTCCACTTGTTAAAGAAGTGAAGATGGAAGTGACATATGACGAGGCCAAGGATTATGTCCTTAAAGGACTTGCTCCGCTTGGGGAGGATTATTTGAACGTTTTGAAAGAGGGATTTGAAAACCGGTGGGTCGATGTGCATGAAAACAAAGGGAAACGAAGCGGGGCCTATTCTTCTGGTACATACGGGACAAATCCTTATATTTTAATGAACTGGCAAAATAACGTCAATAACTTATTCACGCTCGTTCATGAGTTTGGACATTCGGTCCATAGCTACTATACACGTAAATATCAGCCATATCCATACGGGAATTATTCAATATTTGTAGCGGAAGTTGCATCGACTTGTAATGAAAATCTGTTGAATGATTATTTATTGAATTCAATTGAAGATGAAAAGAAACGCATTTATTTATTGAATCATTACCTGGAAGGTTTCCGCGGCACATTGTTCCGGCAAACGATGTTTGCAGAGTTTGAACATACCATACATTTAAAGGCTCAAAATGGGGAAGCGTTGACAGCGGATATGCTTACTAAGGAATATTATGAGCTGAACAAGAAATACTTTGGCGAGAACGTGACCATTGATGAAGAAATCGGTTTGGAATGGGCGCGTATTCCACACTTCTACTATAATTACTATGTTTATCAATATGCGACTGGAATCAGTGCAGCAACAGCATTGAGCAAGCAAATCCTTGAAGAAGGAGAGCCTGCTGTCAAAAGGTATCTGGAGTTCTTGAAGTCAGGAAGTTCCGATTATCCGATTGAAGTACTCAAAAAGGCTGGTGTCGATATGACAAAAGCCGAGCCTGTACAAGAAGCCATGAATGTATTCGAGGAAAAATTAAATGAGTTGGAAGAGCTTTTGAATAAATAG
- a CDS encoding globin produces the protein MMQGNPTPYELIGEGQLHKLIDVFYSNVSQHPDLQPIFPDDLTETVRKQKQFMTQYLGGPSLYTEEHGHPMLRARHIPFEITPERAKAWLSCMYQAMDEVGLDGEIREFFYHRLYLTAQHMINTSGTDGKGEGS, from the coding sequence ATGATGCAAGGGAACCCTACACCATATGAATTAATTGGAGAAGGGCAATTACACAAGTTAATTGATGTGTTTTACTCCAACGTTAGTCAACACCCGGATCTGCAGCCAATATTCCCTGACGATTTAACAGAAACGGTCCGTAAACAAAAACAATTTATGACTCAATATTTAGGCGGTCCCTCTTTATATACAGAAGAGCATGGCCATCCTATGTTGCGGGCTCGACATATACCTTTTGAAATTACACCAGAACGTGCGAAAGCATGGCTCTCATGCATGTATCAAGCTATGGACGAAGTTGGCCTTGACGGTGAGATTAGGGAGTTTTTCTATCACCGTCTCTATTTGACGGCACAGCATATGATCAATACATCCGGAACTGACGGGAAAGGAGAAGGCAGTTGA
- a CDS encoding competence protein CoiA produces MLTAIKKDGTWITLPEKIPANEIDEWRKSADYYCPCCKMEMTIKAGNVRIPHFAHKNRSSCRASSEPESAYHLMGKRKLFQWLLSHGYQVDLEAYLPEIKKRADILAVIGGNRYAIEFQCSVIPEVEFMERTRAYQSIGIKPIWILAAKRLKRKRLYEFSLTRFQWLFVTGSFHHPFLWMYCPETDHLSVLKNLTPFTPRTVFAELTTASLKLLPPSRALPQNCFGFPFLPAWRYKRNGWSLHRVKTARRCDPFFEELYSHHITPATLPIEVGVPVRGMLLIETASIEWQAWLYMDVFQEKRTGEKISMADIICIFRRRSKKGEIKFRPLPLLHEKPIEYPVGQYIMLLEQLGYLSKLEEGVFKVEREFTLAFTSDQAQILEKNFYDKHKLMMEKGNIQYNQ; encoded by the coding sequence ATGCTAACTGCGATAAAGAAAGATGGAACTTGGATTACCCTCCCTGAAAAGATACCGGCAAACGAGATTGATGAATGGAGAAAGTCAGCAGATTATTACTGTCCATGCTGCAAGATGGAAATGACCATCAAAGCGGGAAACGTGAGGATCCCTCATTTCGCACATAAAAATCGTTCTTCATGCCGTGCTTCTTCAGAACCGGAATCCGCCTATCATTTAATGGGAAAAAGAAAATTGTTTCAGTGGTTATTATCACATGGTTACCAAGTGGATCTAGAAGCCTACCTTCCTGAAATTAAGAAAAGGGCTGATATTTTAGCTGTGATAGGAGGCAATCGCTATGCAATAGAATTTCAATGCTCAGTTATCCCCGAGGTGGAATTCATGGAAAGGACAAGAGCCTACCAAAGCATAGGCATCAAGCCAATCTGGATCCTCGCTGCAAAACGCTTAAAAAGGAAAAGGTTGTATGAATTCAGTTTAACCCGCTTCCAATGGCTCTTCGTCACCGGGAGCTTCCATCATCCGTTTCTGTGGATGTATTGCCCGGAAACTGATCATTTATCAGTATTGAAGAACCTCACTCCGTTTACCCCTAGAACCGTCTTTGCCGAATTGACAACAGCTTCTTTAAAGCTCCTTCCCCCTAGTCGTGCATTGCCCCAAAATTGCTTTGGTTTCCCTTTTCTGCCTGCGTGGAGATATAAACGAAATGGCTGGTCCCTGCATCGAGTGAAAACAGCACGCCGATGCGATCCTTTTTTCGAAGAGCTTTATTCACACCATATTACACCTGCGACACTTCCCATTGAAGTGGGTGTTCCCGTCAGGGGGATGCTGTTGATCGAAACTGCCTCGATCGAATGGCAGGCATGGTTATACATGGATGTGTTTCAAGAGAAAAGAACAGGGGAAAAGATTTCTATGGCTGATATTATCTGCATTTTTAGAAGGCGCTCAAAAAAAGGGGAAATAAAGTTCAGACCGTTGCCATTACTTCATGAAAAACCAATCGAATATCCTGTAGGTCAATATATCATGCTTTTGGAGCAATTGGGTTATCTATCAAAGCTGGAAGAAGGGGTTTTTAAGGTTGAAAGGGAATTTACCCTTGCCTTCACCAGTGATCAAGCTCAAATTTTGGAAAAAAATTTCTATGATAAGCATAAATTGATGATGGAAAAGGGGAATATCCAGTATAATCAGTGA
- a CDS encoding lytic transglycosylase domain-containing protein, with the protein MESLKIQDFKTFMELQAIQQFTNGNNTNANSSRSIFQDMLSELVSGDALEGASQTLGSLLSRVEAETKSFLQPGGLTSMNINPVSTAPADNESSETATNYDHIISQAASLYNLPEKLIKSVIKQESNFNPEATSYAGATGLMQLMPATAKSLGVDDATDPEQNIMGGSKYLSQMMARYDGDIQIALAAYNAGPGNVDKYNGIPPFKETQNYVQKVYGTFSS; encoded by the coding sequence GTGGAGAGTTTGAAAATCCAAGATTTCAAAACGTTCATGGAATTGCAGGCAATCCAGCAATTCACAAATGGCAACAACACAAATGCAAATTCATCTCGATCCATTTTCCAGGACATGCTCTCGGAACTGGTTTCGGGTGATGCTCTTGAAGGCGCTTCGCAGACATTGGGTTCCCTTTTATCACGCGTGGAAGCGGAAACGAAGTCCTTCCTTCAACCCGGCGGCCTGACATCCATGAACATCAACCCGGTATCCACTGCCCCTGCTGACAATGAGAGCAGTGAAACCGCAACAAATTATGATCATATCATCAGCCAGGCGGCCAGCTTATATAATCTCCCGGAAAAACTGATTAAGTCCGTCATTAAACAAGAATCGAACTTTAACCCTGAAGCCACCAGTTATGCGGGTGCAACTGGCCTTATGCAGTTAATGCCAGCAACTGCAAAAAGCCTTGGGGTGGATGATGCAACCGATCCGGAACAAAACATCATGGGCGGGAGTAAATATTTAAGTCAAATGATGGCACGTTATGACGGGGACATCCAGATTGCCCTTGCTGCTTATAATGCAGGGCCTGGAAACGTAGATAAATATAACGGCATCCCCCCCTTTAAAGAAACTCAGAACTATGTTCAGAAAGTTTATGGGACATTTTCAAGCTAA